The genome window GGCATCGGCTGTAATGGCAACTTTATACTTTGGTGCTTACAACTTCCCGTTCATGGTGGAGCTGGAAGCATGGTTAGCCAACGCACTTGACAACGCTGTAACGGCAAATAACATCGTGACTCTTTTAGGAGTCGGAGTGATGTTTGCGAAGATATTCCTGTTCATTTTCTTCTTTATGTGGGTTCGCTGGACGCTTCCGCGTTTCCGCTACGACCAACTAATGAAGCTGGGCTGGCAGATCCTGATTCCGCTTGCAATACTGAATGTAGTATTGACTGGTGGCGCAATTCTGCTGAAAGACACTTTATTTTAAACTATAGTACCGAAATCTGATTGTTATACTATAAAGTATAGCTGATCATAACGGAGACAAGATATAATGGAACCATTATCAAATAGAAGCAAGAAAGTGCAGAAGCGCGAGATGACCTTTGCTGAAAGGGCTTATCTTCCGGCTATTGCACAAGGCTTGGGCATTACATTAAAACACTTCTTTAAGAAGAAGGCAACTATAAATTACCCTGAGCAAACGCGTGAACGCAGCGATATCTGGCGTGGCCTGCACGTGCTAAAGCGCGATGAGAATGGCGCCGAGCGTTGCACTGCCTGCGGACTTTGCGCCGTTGCCTGCCCTGCAGAAGCTATTACCATGATTGCTGGAGAGCGTAAGGCTGGCGAAGAGCATCTGTATCGTGAAGAAAAGTATGCAGTTACTTATGAAGTAAATATGCTGCGTTGCATCTTCTGTGGTCTGTGCGAAGAAGCCTGCCCAAAGGCTGCCATCTTCCTGCAGGATGATAAAATTGCCCCAGCCCGCTACGAGCGCGACGAATTTATTTATGGCAAAGACCGACTGGTAGAGCCGTTAAAAACAACTGAAACGAAATAATCCCATGACGGAGAATCTGTTCTATTTTCTGGCTTCGCTTACATTGCTTTGCGCCCTGATGGTTGTGATATCTAAAAACCCGGTGCACAGCATTATTTTCCTGATCATTACCTTCTTCACCATTTCAGGGCACTATGTGCTGTTAAATGCGCAGTTCCTGGCAGCAGTAAACATCATTGTTTACGCCGGTGCAATCATGGTATTGTTCCTATTCGTGATCATGTTCCTGAACATCAGCAAGAATGAAAGGGACCTTAAAACATCTGCACTTACTAAAATCTCCGGAACTATAGCTGGCGGTATGTTATTCGTGGTGATGATCGCGGCCTTGAAAGATGCTGAAGTAGCTGGCTACAACGCTGAGAACTATAACTCACAGATCGGTATGGTGGAAAACCTTGGTAAGGTGTTATTTACGCAGTACCTGTTGCCTTTCGAGTTAGCCTCTGTGCTGTTCCTGGTTGCCATGGTTGGTGCCGTAATGTTAGGTAAGAAAGAAACCGGAGAAAGACACTTCTAATCCGAAAACTTATAAAGTATAAAAGGGCTGCAATTTTATAGTTGCAGCCCTTTTTTGTTTCTATTTTGTCATCTCGACGCAAGGAGAGATCTATCTTAAATCTTAATTAGATTTCTCGCTACACTCGAAATGACAATTGGTTTATACTTTACTCAACTATAAACTCTACTTCCAGAATCTCAGAATGGCCTTTGTCATCATCTGAAATGGCAATGACTTTATACTTTCCGGGCTTCACTCCTTTCTCAACTACCAGCGATTCTACTTTACCGATGTAGGTTCCCCCTTTCTTATCGGTAATTTTTTCAGCTTTTGCGATTACAGGTTTATCCTGAGAAGTAGCCTTAGGTAGATCTGCTAAAGGAATATAGCCAACATAGCTCCCGAGTACTTCTCCGTCCTGAATAGCATCTGGTGCACTTTCTACAGATGCCGTAAAGAAAAGCTTCTCATCCAAAACATAAGCACCTGAAAAACCAGCCTGGTAACCTTGCAGAGAAGGAAGTTTAGCAAAGTATAACGCAGGCGCAGGAAGTGGCTTACCTTCAAACAGAAAAGAATTGAAGTCTGATAGCTCAAAAGTAAGTACCAGGTTTCCGGCTTTGTTTAATGCACGTTGCAGCAGGTATACTTTGTCTTCTGAGAAGTCAAGGCCTTCAATGTTCAGCAGTTCTTCACCTACAACAGACTTGTTTTTCTGAAGTGTATTAAACAACTCTTTCAGATCGATCACTTTTACAACAGCTTTCTCAGCAACTATAGGCAACTCAACCAAATAAGCTTTATTCCGGACTTCCGAAGAGCCGGAGCCAAGTGTAAACAGGTAACTTTTATTTTTATACTTAAAGGTTGTTAAGCTTTCCAGGTCAGGTTTCAGCGGTTTTGGGATGCGGCCCTTCTTAAAATCAGCGGTATCGAAAAGCTCATACTTAGCTACCTGATTATAGTTCTTATCCAGCTGGTATAAAAAAGGGGTATCGTCGCCGATGATGTAAAAGCCTTCAGAAGTTGCTTCTATACCTGAGCCGGACGGAATATCCTTGTAAAAATGTTTCGCCGTTATAGTTGCTGATGGCTTCGTACTTTCCATTTCGGTAGCATCAACCCTTTTCTTTTTATCAGTCATATCACAACTCTGGGTACATAAACTCACTAATAACAAACAACTCCATAAGAAGCTACTGGCATAATACGTACGCCTTTTGTACTTTCTATTCATACTTGGTTTGTTGCAAATTGCATTTCAAATTACCAGGTTTTGGCTTAAAACAGCAGCCGTTATACCAGCAACATCAGCCGCACCTATAACTATACCCCTACGCAAGCGCAAGTACAAAGTATAAATCGCTGCTTCCTCACTGAAGTATAAAATAGCTTAAAATCAAAATTTCAGGGCTTTTTTAAGGCATTACAGGGGTTTATTAACCCTGTAAAGTATATAACTCAGTTTATAGTTGGCAGGTGTTAAGAAGTATGGAAATATGTTATGGATATTTAAGAAATCGGGATAACTTTGCGGCACGAAATATTGGATTATACTTTAATAGTAGGACTACGTTCGGACTACACAGAAAATGAACCAGATACCTGAAATTATCAGAACCATTCCGCTGGAATATTACCTGTTCTTTAGCACCGCTCTTTTTGCCATTGGCGTAATCGGCGTACTTACCAGACGCAATGCCATTATCATCTTTATGTGCGTGGAGCTGATGCTAAATGCTGTAAACGTATTACTTACAGCACTTTCTGCTTACCGCGCAGACGCCAATGGGCAGGTTTTCGTGTTTTTCATTATGGCTGTGGCCGCTGCCGAAGTTTGCGTTGGCCTGGCAATTATAGTAATGATCTACCGTAACATACGCTCTACGGACGTGCAATTGCTGAACCACCTGAAGTGGTAAGCCCCGAAATCTAATCTACAATAGCTTAACTTAATACAAATTAGATGCAAGAGATTGTAATGCCCTTCAATAACCAGGCGATGGCACTGCTCTGTTTGCTCATTCCGCTGCTGCCTCTGATCGGCTTTATCGTGAACGGGCTTGGCAACAGGAAGCTCGCAAAGGGTATGGTAAGTTTAATAGGTTGCGGCACCGTGCTGGCTTCCTTCCTTATCTCGGTATACCTTTTCCTTGATTTTACGGCCAATGGCAGCCGCCCTTACACCGTAGATTTCTACAACTGGATCTCGGTAGGTGACATGCAGATCGGTTTCTCGTTCCTGATTGACCAGCTGACCCTGCTAATGATGCTGATGGTAACCGGTATCGGTTTCCTGATTCACCTGTACTCAGCCGGCTACATGAGCCACGACGAGAACTTCGGTAAGTTCTTCGCTTTCATTAACCTGTTCATGTTCTCGATGTTATTGCTTGTAATGGGCTCTAACTACGTGATGATGTTCGTGGGTTGGGAAGGTGTAGGACTTTGCTCTTACCTGCTGATCGGTTTCTGGAACAAGAACACCAACTATAACAATGCCGCCAAGAAAGCCTTCGTGATGAACCGTATCGGTGACTTAGGCTTCCTGTTAGGTATATTCCTGATCTTTATCACATTCAGTTCGGTTAGCTACCCGCAGGTTTTTGCTGAAGCTGCCCGCTACACCGGTGGTATCGACTCTACTGTAATGATCGCGATTACCTTGCTGCTGTTTGTAGGTGCGATGGGTAAAAGTGCTCAAATTCCGTTATTTACCTGGTTACCGGATGCGATGGCGGGTCCTACGCCGGTTTCGGCCCTGATACACGCGGCAACCATGGTTACAGCTGGTATTTACATGGTACTTCGCTCGAATGTGCTGTATGTACTGGCTCCTACAACTATGGAAGTAATTGCTATAGTTGGTATTGCAACCGCATTACTTGCTGCAACTATAGGTTTGGCGCAAAACGATATTAAAAA of Pontibacter deserti contains these proteins:
- the nuoK gene encoding NADH-quinone oxidoreductase subunit NuoK, producing MNQIPEIIRTIPLEYYLFFSTALFAIGVIGVLTRRNAIIIFMCVELMLNAVNVLLTALSAYRADANGQVFVFFIMAVAAAEVCVGLAIIVMIYRNIRSTDVQLLNHLKW
- a CDS encoding NuoI/complex I 23 kDa subunit family protein, producing MEPLSNRSKKVQKREMTFAERAYLPAIAQGLGITLKHFFKKKATINYPEQTRERSDIWRGLHVLKRDENGAERCTACGLCAVACPAEAITMIAGERKAGEEHLYREEKYAVTYEVNMLRCIFCGLCEEACPKAAIFLQDDKIAPARYERDEFIYGKDRLVEPLKTTETK
- a CDS encoding DUF6929 family protein → MTDKKKRVDATEMESTKPSATITAKHFYKDIPSGSGIEATSEGFYIIGDDTPFLYQLDKNYNQVAKYELFDTADFKKGRIPKPLKPDLESLTTFKYKNKSYLFTLGSGSSEVRNKAYLVELPIVAEKAVVKVIDLKELFNTLQKNKSVVGEELLNIEGLDFSEDKVYLLQRALNKAGNLVLTFELSDFNSFLFEGKPLPAPALYFAKLPSLQGYQAGFSGAYVLDEKLFFTASVESAPDAIQDGEVLGSYVGYIPLADLPKATSQDKPVIAKAEKITDKKGGTYIGKVESLVVEKGVKPGKYKVIAISDDDKGHSEILEVEFIVE
- a CDS encoding NADH-quinone oxidoreductase subunit J family protein: MTENLFYFLASLTLLCALMVVISKNPVHSIIFLIITFFTISGHYVLLNAQFLAAVNIIVYAGAIMVLFLFVIMFLNISKNERDLKTSALTKISGTIAGGMLFVVMIAALKDAEVAGYNAENYNSQIGMVENLGKVLFTQYLLPFELASVLFLVAMVGAVMLGKKETGERHF